In the Acetobacterium sp. KB-1 genome, AATTATATTAAGGAGCATAATCATATCACGATCAACCCGGATTCCATTTTCGACATTCAAGTTAAGCGAATCCACGAATACAAACGGCAGCTCCTGAATGCCTTGCAGATTCTCCACTTATACAATTACTTAAAAGCAAACCCCCATATTGATATTGTTCCGCGAACCTTTATCTTTGCCGGTAAAGCGGCTCCGGGATACTATTTTGCCAAAGAAGTTATTAAGCTGATTAATTATATTGCCGATCTCATCAATAAAGATAACGGTATCCGTGATCAGATCAAAGTGGTCTTTCTGGCCAACTTTAACGTAACCCTGGGTGAGATTATCTATCCTGCTGCCAATATTTCCGAGCAGATCTCAACCGCCGGCAAAGAAGCTTCTGGTACTGGTAATATGAAGTTTATGATGAATGGTGCCATTACCTTGGGAACCATGGACGGCGCCAACATTGAAATCCATGAAGCCGTCGGCAAGCACAATATTATTACCTTTGGACTCTCCGCTGACGAGGTCACGCATTACCAAAAATATGGTGGTTACAGTTCTGTTCAGATTCATGAAAACGATCCTCGCATACAAAAAATAATGCGTCAGCTCATCGATGGCACCTTTGGCCATTTAGACAATTTTCAAAGTATCTATGACGCGCTGCTTTTGTATAACGATACCTACTTCGTCTTAAAAGACTTTGACGCGTATACAAAAGCACAAGACCGTATCAATGAACTATTTAAAGACCAAAACAAATGGTTTGAAATGTCCCTTAGCAACGTGGCCTACTCCGGTCTATTTTCCAGCGATCGTGCGATTCTGGACTATCAGAAAAATATTTGGAAGACACTGTAGATAACACACCCTCCTTTTAATGAAAGCCCGGTCCGGGTTAAATCCGGCCGGGCTTTCATTATTACGGGTTTTCTATTTTGCAAACGGTTATTTTTGCAGCTTTTCTTCGAGTTGTTTGATACTGCAATTAATGATTAATTCTTCCGGTAATCCCTGCTCCTGAATCAGTTTTATTATTTCATTAAAACGTCCCACATTATAATAAATATGACTATCACTACCAAGAATCACCGGTATGTTGTTTTTTTTAATTAATTTTATTAACGCTATCATATTGATCTCCGTATTTGTTCGAGCTGACGTTTTCATTAACGAAGCATTGTTCAGCTCCAGAATCACACCTGATTTTTTTGCCGCCTGTACTAGCCGCCAATAATTTAGCGGAAACCGCCCATCATCAGGATGACCAATGATTTTTACCGCCGGATTATGCATTGCTCCAATTATCGCATCGGTATTTTCTTCTTTTGAGCCTGACTTTATACAGTGGGAGTGAAGACTGGCAATCACATAATCCACATTATGTATCATTTTATCTGAGACATCAATTTTTCCATCGTAATCCAGGATATTCGCTTCAACTCCTTTTAGAATTCGAAGACCATTTATCTCTTGATTGATTGTTTTATAATTTTCGAAAAAAAAAGGTTCTGGAGCCCCCGGCATGGTATAAGAATGATCACTGGTTCCAAGGATCTTTAGACCTTTATTTTTCGCTTCATCAATATTTTCTTTTAAGGTACTGTAAGCGTGACCGCTGGCAATTGTATGGGTATGTAAATCCATTAGCAGTTTCATTGAGTCGTTTCCTTCTTAATCAGACATACCTGATCATTTATTTTAAAACCTTCATCCTTATTTGCGTAAACATTTAAAAATCCTGATACGCTTTTTACGATATAATGAATCTCGCGCCCATTATATTGTTTATCCTGAATCGTTCCGATGATGCCTTCGTTTTTTTGATGGATGGGTTTAATTTCCATTTCTTCAGGGCGAATCGGATAAATATTATGGGTCACAAAATAATGATCCACCCCATCTCCTTCAAATTCACAATCATGATCCGTACAATAAAAACGACCACTATCCCATTTTCCACTTAAGATATTGCTTTTACTGACAAAACGCGCAACAAACTCTGTTTTCGGCTGATTATAAATCTTTTCCGGTGTATCCATTTGCTCAATTTTTCCATCTTTCATAATAATAATCCGATCAGCCATCGCCAGGGCTTCGTTTTGATCATGGGTCACATAGACAATGGTTGAACCGGTTAATTGATGGATTTCTTTTATTTCTCTGCGCATATTGATTTTTAATTCCGCATCTAAAGAACTGAGCGGCTCATCCATCAGTAATACAGGCGGTAATTCAACAATCGCCCTGGCCAGCGCGACTCTTTGTTTCTGTCCCCCTGACAGTTCGCCGGGAAGCCGATTAATATATGGCTCTAACCCGGTGCTCTGTACAGCTTTTTTGAATAATTCCTTTTTTTTGTCCGCCGAAAGGGCCTTGTTGCGCCGGCTTTGCAAGGGAAATTTAATATGTTCCCGAACCGTCAAGTGCGGCCATAAGGCAAAGGACTGAAACACCATGCCCAAATTTCTTTTTTCAACGGGTAAACTCCATTGATTTTCCGTCAATACGGTTTGATCCAGGCAAATTTTTCCCTGATCCGGCGAAATAAAACCGGCTATAATCCGAAGTAATGTGGTTTTACCACAGCCTGATGGCCCGAGTATGGCGATAAATTCGCCTTTATTGATGTCAAGGTTGATATTATCCAGGGCCTTATTTTTACCGTATGTTTTACTTAAATTTTGTATAGTCAAGCTCATCTTCTATTCCTCCAGACAGGGGTTAATTATCTTTGTTAGTACTTTTTCAGCAGCGACTTGTTTTGCTGCCTTTTTACGACTGGCTCGCTGCATCATCCAAATCAATAAATAGCCTGCCAGTATCAATAAAACCAGAACCGTTGACATTGTTGCGGCCAGATTATAAGACCCCGCCTGCTGTAAATTAAAAATAGTCAAGCCAATCGTCTTCGTCCCTGCTGCTGACAGCATTGAGGACAACGTCAATTCAGTGAGAGCCGAGTTAAAAATAAAAAACGAACTCATTAAAATCGGTTGGCGAATCAGCGGGATCAAAACGTCCGTCCATCTTCTTATAATTCCTGTGCCGGAAATCAATGCCGCTTCCTCAAGGGACGCCTCCACTGTCAGAACAGCAGTCGCACTGCCTTTAATCTGGATAATCAGATACCTAAATACATAGGCAATAATAATAATTTTTGATGTATTATACACATTTGGAAATTTACCAAAGCAAAAGATCATAGCCAGTGCCAACACGATACCTGGTACCGCATAATTGAGTGTCGCTCCCAGCTCAACTAGTTTCACTGACAAAGCATTATTTCGGGCTTTTAAATAGCCGATGGCGGTGCCCAGGAAAACGCAGATCAAACAGGCCACACCGGCAAAGACAATACTATTTTTTACGGCTGAGGCCACTGCCGCATTGGTAAACACAAATTCAAAGGCGCTGAAGGTAAAATTTTTGATTTCAAAACTGGCCCCATAGTATTTTTGCACCGACGAAATCATCATGCTAACCAGCGGAATAACTGTGATCATCCCTAAAACAGAAATAATTGTCCATTCTAAAATGCGGCGCTTTGTTTTAGTAAAAAGGATTCGCTCACTAAAATCTTCTTTAATGCTGTCCATTCCTGAACTTTTTTTAATCAACCTTCCTTGAATAATGGTGCCGACCATTGAAATAATTGCCAGCATCACGGCTAAGGTTGCTGCTTGTGTAAAGGCACTGGGACCAAAGCTAATGGCTTTTTCATAAATATAGGTACTCAAAACCGGAATTCCTGAGGAGATCCCCAGAAAAGCGGGCACCGAAAAATTATCCAGTGCGGCCAAAAACGCTAAAATCCCTCCCCCAATTAATGCTGGCAACACCTGCGGCAGATTAATCTTTATCATTGTCTGCCATTGGGTACATCCAGATATTCGTCCGGCCCATTCCAAATCTCTTGGTACTTTTCGAAACATACTGAGTGTTAGAGTATATACAAGCGGTAAATTGCAAAGTCCCAAGACAAAAACAATTCCACCAATGGTATAAATATCAACCATCGGAAGCCGTATCTTTTCAAGAAATTGATTAATCACTCCGGTTTTTTGAAAGAGCTGGCTCCAAGCCAGAGTAATCACATAGGATGGAATGATAAACTGGGCCATAATCATTGTTTGGATCAATTTCTTACGCTTAATATTTGTATATGCCATCAAAAATGCGAGTATACCACCTAAACCTACCGAAATAATCGTGGCACCGATCCCAATAATAATCGTATTTTTGATCGCACTTACTGTTCGCGGCTCAGCTAACAGACTCACGTAGTTTAAAAAAATTGAACTGCTTTCTGTCGAAAAGCTGCGTAAAAATAACAGCATTAAGGGTAGTATCAATAAAAAGCCCAGCCCACCAAAAAAAAGAGCCGTTCCAATTCTTTGATACGTAGTTTTTTTTGTATGCATGTTGACTCCATTCTGATAAAAACTTCAACGCCGGATTCGCGACGTTGAAGTTTTAAAGTTAAAAGCTTTATTGAAACAATGCTGTAAATTTTTCTTTATCGGCATCTCGATTCTCTGCCAGCACACTCAAATCATAAGTCAGATTGGTCAATTCACCCACTGTTTTAAATCCTTCCGGAGCTGAAACACCTTCTTTTATCGGTGTATAACCAATTTGTGATACCACTTCCTGGCCAGCCTCCGATAATGCATAGTCGACAAATAACTTTGCTATTTCCGGATTTTTGCTCGCTTTTAAAATCCCGATTGGCTCGGTAATAATAAGTGATCCATCTTCGGGATAGACAAATTCAACCGGTGCACCATCAGCCTTGGAGCGAATGGCCATATAATCAACAATAATACCGGCACTTTTCTCTCCCCCAACGACGGCCTTTTGAACCGCTCCGTTTCCTTTATCGACAGTCACGCCATTATCTTTTAGTCCTTCATAGTATGCCCAGCCAATGCCATCTGTCCGAGTCAAAACCCCCAGATTATAAGCCGCGGCGCCTGAATACAATGGGCTCGGCATGATTAGCTGATCCTTAAATGATGGGGCTAAAAGATCCTGATATCCCTTCACCTCTTGCTTAACTAAATCCGTATTGATAATAATACCCGTAGAAATAATCTTTGTTCCGGTGTAGGTGTTCGCTTCATCATAGTATTCCTTACTGATGCCCTGTAATTCTTTAGATTTATAGCTCATTAAAAGATCTTCATTTTTTAGGGTTTCAAAGGTTCCGGCATCGGCAATTAAAAGCACATCGGCGCTGATGTTACCAACTTCTTTTTCCGCCATTATTTTACTGACCACTTCTTCCGTTCCGCTTCTAAAAACACTGACTTCGACATCTGGATACGTTTTATTAAAGGCTTCGGATAATACCTGAATATCGGCATCCGGCATCGACGTATAAATCGTTAAGCTTCCCTCTTGTTTGATCGTCTCAGTTTTTGCCACACTTTCCTGACACCCTGTTAAAGTCATCAAACTAATTAAAACCAGTGCCATCACCATTATTCTTCGTTTAAAAACCATTGTTTTCCTCCATAATTTTTTTTATATAGGATACTTCTTTCTTTACCTGCATTAAACCCGGTCTAGCGTCAAACCCTTCCAGAACAATTGGAAGGTTCTTTTTTAAAATCGTATCAAAGCAACTACTGAAATCATAATCACCCTCATATAGTGGTGTATGCAAGACGTTTCCTTTGCGATTGCTAAGATGAATTTTTGAGATATTATCAAATACATCAAAGTAGTGCTCAAACTCCTCCAGGCTGTCACAATGTGCAATGTCAATGGTGACTTTCAGCTGATCAATAAAACCATCCGCAAGCTCAGTAAATTCTTCATAAGAAGTCACCAGCTCATGGGGCAATTTTTCCATTAGCTCAATGGAAACATCAATATTCTTGCTTTCACCATACGATACAATTTCTGCCAAGCTATTTCTACCCAATCGCAAACTTCGATCACGATCTCCCACCAAGGTCATT is a window encoding:
- a CDS encoding phosphatase, which encodes MKLLMDLHTHTIASGHAYSTLKENIDEAKNKGLKILGTSDHSYTMPGAPEPFFFENYKTINQEINGLRILKGVEANILDYDGKIDVSDKMIHNVDYVIASLHSHCIKSGSKEENTDAIIGAMHNPAVKIIGHPDDGRFPLNYWRLVQAAKKSGVILELNNASLMKTSARTNTEINMIALIKLIKKNNIPVILGSDSHIYYNVGRFNEIIKLIQEQGLPEELIINCSIKQLEEKLQK
- a CDS encoding ABC transporter ATP-binding protein, coding for MSLTIQNLSKTYGKNKALDNINLDINKGEFIAILGPSGCGKTTLLRIIAGFISPDQGKICLDQTVLTENQWSLPVEKRNLGMVFQSFALWPHLTVREHIKFPLQSRRNKALSADKKKELFKKAVQSTGLEPYINRLPGELSGGQKQRVALARAIVELPPVLLMDEPLSSLDAELKINMRREIKEIHQLTGSTIVYVTHDQNEALAMADRIIIMKDGKIEQMDTPEKIYNQPKTEFVARFVSKSNILSGKWDSGRFYCTDHDCEFEGDGVDHYFVTHNIYPIRPEEMEIKPIHQKNEGIIGTIQDKQYNGREIHYIVKSVSGFLNVYANKDEGFKINDQVCLIKKETTQ
- a CDS encoding iron ABC transporter permease; the encoded protein is MHTKKTTYQRIGTALFFGGLGFLLILPLMLLFLRSFSTESSSIFLNYVSLLAEPRTVSAIKNTIIIGIGATIISVGLGGILAFLMAYTNIKRKKLIQTMIMAQFIIPSYVITLAWSQLFQKTGVINQFLEKIRLPMVDIYTIGGIVFVLGLCNLPLVYTLTLSMFRKVPRDLEWAGRISGCTQWQTMIKINLPQVLPALIGGGILAFLAALDNFSVPAFLGISSGIPVLSTYIYEKAISFGPSAFTQAATLAVMLAIISMVGTIIQGRLIKKSSGMDSIKEDFSERILFTKTKRRILEWTIISVLGMITVIPLVSMMISSVQKYYGASFEIKNFTFSAFEFVFTNAAVASAVKNSIVFAGVACLICVFLGTAIGYLKARNNALSVKLVELGATLNYAVPGIVLALAMIFCFGKFPNVYNTSKIIIIAYVFRYLIIQIKGSATAVLTVEASLEEAALISGTGIIRRWTDVLIPLIRQPILMSSFFIFNSALTELTLSSMLSAAGTKTIGLTIFNLQQAGSYNLAATMSTVLVLLILAGYLLIWMMQRASRKKAAKQVAAEKVLTKIINPCLEE
- a CDS encoding ABC transporter substrate-binding protein, producing MVFKRRIMVMALVLISLMTLTGCQESVAKTETIKQEGSLTIYTSMPDADIQVLSEAFNKTYPDVEVSVFRSGTEEVVSKIMAEKEVGNISADVLLIADAGTFETLKNEDLLMSYKSKELQGISKEYYDEANTYTGTKIISTGIIINTDLVKQEVKGYQDLLAPSFKDQLIMPSPLYSGAAAYNLGVLTRTDGIGWAYYEGLKDNGVTVDKGNGAVQKAVVGGEKSAGIIVDYMAIRSKADGAPVEFVYPEDGSLIITEPIGILKASKNPEIAKLFVDYALSEAGQEVVSQIGYTPIKEGVSAPEGFKTVGELTNLTYDLSVLAENRDADKEKFTALFQ
- a CDS encoding sugar phosphate isomerase/epimerase family protein; translated protein: MKNLYVSSNFFFNTDLETMMNKTKRYGFSGIEVWAQQFDLSRYSRKECRTLSDQYGLKNFVHAKSWDLNFASLNQNIRNTSIEEIKRSIDLADALAISEVTVHPPQMTLVGDRDRSLRLGRNSLAEIVSYGESKNIDVSIELMEKLPHELVTSYEEFTELADGFIDQLKVTIDIAHCDSLEEFEHYFDVFDNISKIHLSNRKGNVLHTPLYEGDYDFSSCFDTILKKNLPIVLEGFDARPGLMQVKKEVSYIKKIMEENNGF